A stretch of Rhizobium sp. TH2 DNA encodes these proteins:
- a CDS encoding NAD(P)/FAD-dependent oxidoreductase has protein sequence MTVEKVDTLIVGGGQAGLAASEHLSNNKVPHLLVERSRIAERWRSERWDSLVANGPAWHDRFPTMEFADLDPDSFAPRDRIVGYFEAFAEQIAAPIRCGVEVTSLTRLEDGSGFRAETSQGVIEAKNVIAATGPFQKPIIPVLVPAETAILQIHSAAYRNPDQLPDGAVMVIGAGSSGTQIADELARAGRKVYLSVGPHNRPPRAYRGRDFVWWLGALGHWDVKTYDPALEHVTIAVSGARGGHTVDFRKLAAGGITLVGRAETYENGVMRFAPDLAKNIAAGDADYLSVLDAADAYAVREGLDFPEEPEARIIGPAPECAINPVLELDFAKAGITSIIWATGYALDFSWLKVGDFDAKGRPFHKDGVSPVPGLYFVGLSWLSRRASAFIWGAWGDAKNVAEHIAARSR, from the coding sequence ATGACGGTTGAAAAAGTCGACACGCTCATCGTCGGTGGCGGCCAGGCGGGGCTCGCGGCGAGCGAGCACCTGTCAAACAACAAGGTGCCCCACCTGCTTGTCGAGCGGAGCCGGATTGCCGAGCGCTGGCGCAGCGAGCGGTGGGATTCGCTGGTTGCCAATGGTCCCGCCTGGCATGACCGCTTTCCCACCATGGAATTTGCCGACCTGGATCCCGACAGCTTCGCCCCGCGCGACAGAATCGTCGGCTATTTCGAGGCCTTTGCCGAGCAGATCGCAGCACCGATCCGTTGCGGCGTCGAGGTCACGTCGCTCACCCGACTAGAGGACGGCTCGGGCTTTCGCGCCGAGACCTCGCAAGGCGTGATCGAAGCGAAAAACGTGATTGCCGCGACGGGACCGTTCCAGAAGCCCATCATTCCCGTCCTCGTGCCGGCCGAGACCGCGATCCTGCAGATCCATTCCGCCGCCTATCGCAATCCCGACCAGCTGCCTGATGGAGCCGTGATGGTGATCGGCGCCGGCTCATCGGGCACCCAGATCGCCGACGAACTGGCGCGTGCGGGACGGAAAGTCTATCTCTCGGTCGGGCCGCACAACCGGCCGCCGCGAGCCTATCGCGGGCGCGATTTCGTCTGGTGGCTGGGTGCGCTCGGGCATTGGGATGTCAAGACTTATGACCCTGCGCTGGAACATGTGACGATCGCGGTCAGCGGTGCGCGTGGCGGCCATACCGTGGATTTCCGCAAACTTGCCGCCGGGGGTATCACCCTGGTTGGGCGCGCGGAGACTTATGAAAACGGCGTGATGCGTTTCGCGCCGGATCTGGCGAAAAACATTGCGGCTGGCGACGCGGACTACCTCTCCGTGCTTGATGCCGCCGACGCGTATGCCGTCCGTGAGGGACTGGATTTTCCAGAGGAGCCTGAAGCCCGTATTATCGGGCCAGCGCCCGAATGCGCGATCAATCCCGTGCTCGAACTCGATTTCGCCAAGGCGGGGATCACATCGATCATCTGGGCAACGGGCTATGCGCTGGATTTCAGCTGGCTGAAGGTCGGCGATTTCGATGCGAAAGGCCGCCCGTTTCACAAGGATGGCGTCTCCCCCGTCCCCGGCCTCTATTTCGTCGGCCTGTCATGGCTGTCGCGCCGGGCCTCGGCCTTCATCTGGGGCGCATGGGGCGATGCCAAGAACGTCGCCGAGCACATCGCGGCACGGAGCCGTTAA
- a CDS encoding ABC transporter permease, which produces MRQSLLKDISTPFRAIPKWVAILLSILIWVLVIGLWFAVTYSGFVREMFLPKPDKVVETTISMAMDGSLWEHVFSSVQVVLIGFVISSVVAVPLGLVMGTYKIVQSFLDPLVNFIRYLPVTSLVPLSILWIGIGIEQRVAIIIFGIFFQQLVMMADAARSVPRDLVNAAYTLGTSRTETVFHIVMPATLPQVLDILRVTMGWAWTYLVVAELVAARSGLGYISLKAMRGFQVDVIFMAIALIGILGLLTDQIFRLLRRYAAPWAV; this is translated from the coding sequence ATGAGACAATCGCTGCTGAAGGATATCAGCACCCCCTTTCGCGCCATTCCCAAATGGGTCGCGATTCTGCTGTCGATCCTGATCTGGGTCTTGGTGATCGGCCTGTGGTTCGCGGTCACCTATTCGGGTTTCGTCCGCGAGATGTTCCTGCCGAAGCCCGACAAGGTGGTCGAAACCACGATCAGCATGGCCATGGACGGCTCGCTTTGGGAGCATGTCTTCTCCAGTGTCCAGGTGGTCCTGATCGGCTTCGTCATATCCAGCGTCGTCGCGGTGCCGCTCGGCTTGGTCATGGGCACCTACAAGATCGTCCAGAGCTTTCTCGATCCGCTGGTCAATTTCATCCGCTACCTGCCGGTCACATCGCTGGTGCCGCTCTCCATTCTCTGGATCGGCATCGGCATCGAGCAGCGCGTGGCGATCATCATCTTCGGCATCTTCTTCCAGCAACTGGTGATGATGGCGGATGCGGCGCGCTCGGTGCCACGCGATCTGGTCAATGCCGCCTATACGCTCGGCACCAGCCGGACCGAAACCGTCTTCCACATCGTCATGCCCGCCACGCTGCCGCAGGTGCTCGATATCCTGCGCGTCACCATGGGCTGGGCATGGACCTATCTCGTCGTTGCCGAACTTGTCGCCGCGCGCAGCGGGCTTGGCTATATCTCGCTGAAAGCCATGCGTGGCTTCCAGGTCGATGTGATCTTCATGGCGATCGCCCTGATCGGCATACTGGGTCTCCTGACAGACCAGATTTTCCGCCTGCTTCGCCGCTATGCCGCCCCCTGGGCAGTTTAA
- a CDS encoding ABC transporter substrate-binding protein — translation MTKTLSRLLKATLAGGVALVAATTADAGTMKLGMTTWVGYGALFLARDKGFFKENGLDIDLQIIEEASIYMAAVAAGELDGNASTIDEIMKYRSPEFCFKAVYALDDSHGGDGVLAPEGVKSLADLKGKEVGMNEGSVSQFWFNILLKQEGLAESDFKITNMTADDAAAAFMADRIPVAVTWEPHLTLAKNAKKGQVLIDSTKTPGLIVDVVALNCSYIEKNPKDVEALVKGLNKAHEFIQTNQKEAYEVMAKGVGGWLSKPEDFTASAAGVTFYGADRNAEFFKDGKDGESGKLVTLGGEIWGSYKKLKMDVKYDDLVDTTFLGAK, via the coding sequence ATGACAAAGACACTTTCGCGCCTTTTGAAAGCCACGCTTGCCGGCGGCGTTGCACTCGTTGCCGCGACCACAGCCGACGCCGGCACCATGAAGCTCGGCATGACCACCTGGGTCGGCTACGGGGCGCTCTTCCTCGCCCGCGACAAGGGCTTCTTCAAGGAGAACGGCCTCGACATCGATCTCCAGATCATCGAGGAGGCCTCGATCTACATGGCCGCGGTGGCTGCTGGCGAGCTCGACGGCAATGCCTCGACCATCGACGAGATCATGAAATACCGCTCGCCCGAATTCTGCTTCAAGGCGGTCTACGCCCTTGACGACAGTCACGGCGGTGACGGCGTCCTGGCGCCCGAAGGCGTAAAATCGCTTGCCGATCTCAAGGGCAAGGAAGTGGGGATGAACGAAGGTTCGGTTTCCCAGTTCTGGTTCAACATCCTGCTCAAGCAGGAAGGTCTTGCCGAATCCGATTTCAAGATCACCAACATGACCGCCGATGATGCCGCCGCCGCCTTCATGGCCGACCGCATCCCGGTCGCGGTGACCTGGGAGCCGCATCTCACCCTCGCCAAGAACGCCAAGAAGGGCCAGGTCCTGATCGACTCGACGAAGACGCCGGGCCTGATCGTCGATGTCGTGGCGCTCAATTGCTCCTACATCGAAAAAAACCCAAAGGACGTCGAGGCGCTGGTGAAGGGGCTCAACAAGGCCCATGAATTCATCCAGACCAACCAGAAGGAAGCCTACGAGGTCATGGCCAAGGGTGTCGGCGGCTGGCTCTCCAAGCCGGAGGATTTCACCGCATCGGCCGCAGGCGTGACCTTCTATGGCGCCGACCGCAACGCGGAATTCTTCAAGGATGGCAAGGACGGCGAATCCGGCAAGCTGGTGACGCTGGGCGGCGAGATCTGGGGCTCCTACAAGAAGCTGAAGATGGACGTCAAGTATGACGACCTGGTCGACACGACCTTCCTTGGCGCCAAGTAA
- the argE gene encoding acetylornithine deacetylase: MTHVYEIFDRLIAFPTVSRDGNIELIRYIADFLSGAGIEAELYPHQDGDRASLFATVGPHKNGGVVLSGHTDVVPVEGQAWTSDPFRLTRREDRLFARGAADMKGFVACAIEALVAAKDEDLARPLHVAFSYDEEIGCVGVRPMLTELSAAGIRPEWVLIGEPTSMQVATGHKGKTGIRATCKGHAAHSALAPTGLNAIHLASDLLTSIREMQAEIERTGRRDDDYDVPYTTLHAGVIKGGTALNIVPDNCEMLFEIRNIAGDDPKSIMDQFFDRAEAIVSKSKSQFSDAEIRLDIFNEYPGLGTDEAGAVAERAITLSGQSNRIKVAFGTEGGLFQEVLGTTVIVCGPGSMDQGHKPDEFVSIQQMEECRSMLLRVTDTLRAD, translated from the coding sequence ATGACCCACGTTTACGAAATATTCGACCGCCTCATCGCCTTCCCGACCGTCAGTCGCGATGGCAATATCGAGCTTATCCGCTACATCGCCGATTTCCTGAGTGGCGCCGGCATCGAGGCCGAGCTCTACCCGCATCAGGATGGTGACCGGGCGTCGCTGTTTGCGACCGTCGGCCCGCATAAAAACGGCGGCGTGGTGCTTTCCGGCCATACTGATGTCGTGCCGGTCGAGGGCCAGGCGTGGACCAGCGATCCCTTCCGACTGACACGGCGCGAGGACCGGCTGTTTGCCCGTGGTGCCGCCGACATGAAGGGTTTTGTCGCATGCGCGATCGAAGCGCTGGTGGCCGCCAAGGATGAGGATCTGGCGCGCCCGCTGCATGTCGCCTTCTCCTATGACGAGGAGATCGGCTGCGTCGGCGTTCGCCCGATGCTGACCGAGCTCTCGGCCGCCGGCATACGGCCCGAATGGGTGCTGATCGGCGAACCGACCTCGATGCAGGTCGCCACCGGCCACAAGGGCAAGACCGGCATCCGCGCCACCTGCAAGGGCCACGCGGCACATTCCGCCCTGGCGCCCACTGGCCTCAACGCAATCCATCTTGCATCCGACTTGCTGACCAGCATTCGCGAGATGCAGGCCGAGATCGAGCGTACCGGGCGCCGCGACGATGACTACGACGTGCCCTATACGACGCTGCATGCCGGCGTCATCAAGGGTGGCACGGCGCTCAACATCGTGCCAGACAATTGCGAGATGCTGTTCGAGATCCGCAACATCGCGGGCGATGATCCGAAGTCGATCATGGATCAGTTCTTCGATCGCGCCGAAGCCATTGTTTCAAAATCGAAAAGCCAGTTTTCGGACGCCGAGATCAGACTCGATATCTTCAACGAATATCCCGGTCTCGGCACCGACGAGGCGGGCGCTGTGGCGGAGCGGGCGATCACCTTGTCCGGCCAGTCCAACCGCATCAAGGTTGCCTTCGGCACCGAGGGAGGGCTGTTTCAGGAAGTGCTCGGCACCACCGTTATCGTTTGCGGGCCCGGCAGCATGGACCAGGGTCACAAGCCCGACGAGTTCGTCAGCATCCAGCAGATGGAGGAATGCCGCAGCATGCTGCTGCGTGTGACCGATACGCTGAGGGCGGATTAA
- a CDS encoding porin, with amino-acid sequence MNIKSLLLGSAAALAVVSSAQAADAVVAAEPEPMEYVRVCDAYGTGFFYIPGTETCLKIGGQLRYEKRFDSGGTEKYDRAGLPTGNFTKDSYDNHTRLRLDTEAKNDSEWGTVFSWFRIQADSVNNGENIYGEGNNSYLTYYYYFGIGGFEFGNYDSLWAKFMGDGSRTDDGSIYSTDFNYPDSRQYVSYTADFGSIKAFISLDNDADEFYKPEDHDGDGVAGKRGRQYLPDISGGFMGTWGNYQAGAAIAYDESDESFAFKKVFKADIDKYGFTFYGLYSNSSENIYFAYDGFSAIASFSAQVTESVYVAKDIQWFDNGDWRLVGDVNWQVASGFSLLAEAIYFNPDKGSDTKTGMLRFQRDF; translated from the coding sequence ATGAACATCAAGAGCCTTCTTCTCGGCTCCGCCGCTGCTCTGGCGGTTGTCTCCAGCGCCCAGGCGGCCGACGCGGTCGTTGCCGCCGAGCCGGAACCGATGGAATATGTCCGCGTCTGCGATGCCTACGGCACCGGCTTCTTCTACATCCCGGGCACCGAAACCTGCCTGAAGATCGGCGGTCAGTTGCGCTATGAAAAGCGCTTCGACTCCGGCGGCACAGAAAAGTATGACCGCGCTGGTCTGCCCACCGGCAACTTTACGAAGGATTCCTATGACAACCATACGCGCCTGCGTCTGGACACTGAAGCCAAGAATGACTCCGAATGGGGCACTGTGTTCAGCTGGTTTCGTATCCAGGCCGACTCCGTGAACAACGGTGAAAACATCTATGGCGAAGGCAATAACAGCTACCTGACCTACTACTACTATTTCGGCATCGGTGGCTTCGAATTCGGCAACTACGACAGCTTGTGGGCGAAGTTCATGGGCGACGGCAGCCGCACCGACGACGGCAGCATCTACTCGACCGATTTCAACTATCCGGACTCACGCCAGTATGTGAGCTACACGGCTGACTTCGGCAGCATAAAGGCCTTCATCTCGCTCGATAACGATGCCGACGAGTTCTACAAGCCGGAAGATCATGACGGCGACGGCGTCGCCGGCAAGCGTGGTCGCCAGTACCTGCCGGATATCTCCGGTGGTTTCATGGGCACGTGGGGCAATTATCAGGCCGGTGCGGCGATTGCCTATGACGAATCCGATGAATCCTTTGCGTTCAAGAAGGTATTCAAGGCCGATATCGACAAGTACGGCTTCACTTTCTACGGCCTTTATTCGAACAGCTCGGAAAATATCTACTTCGCCTATGATGGCTTCAGCGCCATCGCCAGCTTCTCGGCCCAGGTTACCGAAAGCGTCTATGTCGCCAAGGACATCCAGTGGTTCGACAATGGCGACTGGCGCCTGGTCGGCGATGTCAACTGGCAGGTTGCCTCGGGCTTTTCGCTTCTGGCCGAAGCCATCTACTTCAACCCGGACAAGGGCTCCGACACCAAGACTGGCATGCTGCGCTTCCAGCGCGACTTCTGA
- a CDS encoding histidine kinase produces MDRTKDSAIDRGAVPISAEQLRMNLLKEQMDALAKEDQLRARKHEELTKFTDSFLKDQVSDDEIAMVRRIVLDAAKNGKYEAMVYSFPSDLCSDSGRAINSGDPQWTETLLGKAKQFYERYVNLAKPQGYKLKAMIVTFPEGIPGDVGFFLNWAPEAK; encoded by the coding sequence ATGGACAGGACCAAAGATAGTGCTATCGACAGAGGCGCTGTACCCATAAGCGCTGAACAACTTCGAATGAATCTTCTGAAGGAGCAAATGGATGCGCTCGCCAAGGAGGACCAACTCCGTGCCCGGAAGCATGAGGAACTGACGAAGTTCACCGATAGCTTCTTGAAGGATCAAGTGAGCGACGACGAGATCGCGATGGTTCGGCGCATCGTCCTCGATGCGGCCAAGAACGGCAAGTACGAGGCCATGGTCTACAGCTTTCCCTCCGACCTCTGCAGCGATAGTGGCAGAGCCATAAACAGTGGGGACCCGCAATGGACCGAAACGCTCCTTGGAAAGGCCAAGCAGTTCTATGAGCGCTACGTCAACCTGGCCAAGCCGCAAGGCTATAAGCTCAAGGCCATGATCGTCACCTTTCCCGAAGGCATACCTGGCGACGTGGGCTTCTTCCTGAATTGGGCCCCTGAGGCAAAATAG
- a CDS encoding LysR family transcriptional regulator has translation MRFTLRQLEYFIAAGETGSITHASERINISQPSISTAISQLEQELDTQLFIRHHAQGLSLTPAGRIMLMEAKRLVEQAESLYAAASEASEEVRGQLNVGCLTTLAPMVLPELSISFMSAFPKASIRPHADHQEMLLNGLHRAMIDVAITYDLQIPADIEFTPLVNLPVHAIVGESHPLARHSAVTLSELAELPLILLDLPLSAEYFTALFMKEGLSPNIAFRFSQPDIIRTMVANGYGYSLANVTPRSDTALDGRKVVRVRLSGENRPMTIGFATLKQLKKSRLLAAFATHAKSFISDAYIPGMVAPAMGQKKR, from the coding sequence ATGCGCTTCACACTCCGACAGCTCGAATATTTCATTGCCGCCGGGGAGACGGGATCGATCACCCATGCCTCGGAGCGCATCAACATCTCGCAGCCTTCGATCTCCACCGCCATCTCGCAGCTCGAGCAGGAACTCGACACCCAGCTCTTCATCCGCCATCACGCCCAGGGCCTGTCACTGACGCCGGCCGGGAGGATCATGCTCATGGAGGCCAAGCGGCTGGTGGAGCAGGCGGAGTCGCTCTATGCGGCCGCGTCCGAGGCGAGCGAGGAGGTGCGCGGCCAGTTGAACGTCGGCTGCCTCACAACGCTCGCGCCTATGGTCCTGCCCGAACTCTCGATCTCCTTTATGTCGGCCTTCCCCAAGGCCTCGATCCGCCCACATGCCGATCACCAGGAGATGCTGCTCAACGGCCTGCACCGGGCGATGATCGACGTCGCCATCACCTACGACCTGCAAATCCCTGCGGATATCGAATTCACGCCGTTGGTAAATCTGCCGGTCCACGCGATCGTCGGCGAGAGCCATCCGCTGGCGCGTCACTCGGCGGTGACGCTGTCCGAACTCGCTGAACTACCGCTGATCCTGCTCGACCTGCCGCTGTCGGCGGAATATTTCACGGCGCTGTTCATGAAGGAGGGGCTGTCGCCGAACATCGCCTTTCGTTTCAGCCAGCCCGATATCATCCGCACCATGGTCGCCAATGGCTATGGCTATTCGCTGGCCAATGTCACGCCGCGCTCCGACACTGCGCTCGACGGCCGCAAAGTGGTGCGCGTGAGGCTATCGGGCGAAAACCGGCCGATGACGATCGGCTTTGCCACGCTCAAGCAACTCAAGAAGTCGCGGCTGCTCGCGGCCTTCGCCACACACGCGAAATCCTTCATTTCGGACGCCTATATTCCCGGCATGGTGGCACCCGCCATGGGCCAGAAGAAGCGCTGA
- a CDS encoding RidA family protein: MPTHKRIRMFNTRDTYLEQKLDNDLCQVVVAKGTMVFVRGQIGQNLDTAENVGIGDIVAQTEQAMANIKMLLEEAGSELSHICKITIYLVDPRYREAVYRVIGKWLKGVFPVSTGVVISALARPEWLVEVDVTAVIPDA; this comes from the coding sequence ATGCCCACCCACAAACGCATCCGGATGTTCAACACCAGGGACACCTACCTGGAACAGAAACTCGACAACGACCTCTGCCAGGTGGTCGTCGCCAAGGGCACCATGGTGTTCGTGCGCGGCCAGATCGGCCAGAACCTCGACACGGCGGAGAATGTCGGGATCGGCGATATCGTCGCGCAGACCGAGCAGGCCATGGCCAATATCAAGATGCTGCTTGAGGAGGCCGGCTCCGAACTCTCCCATATCTGCAAGATCACCATCTACCTGGTCGATCCGCGCTACCGCGAGGCGGTCTACCGCGTGATCGGCAAATGGCTCAAGGGCGTGTTTCCGGTTTCAACCGGCGTAGTGATCTCGGCGCTCGCCCGGCCGGAATGGCTGGTCGAGGTCGACGTGACGGCGGTTATCCCGGATGCGTGA
- the ppk2 gene encoding polyphosphate kinase 2, with protein sequence MSAEPNTGSKGKWYDKELKRLQVELSHLQAWVKKTGARVVIIFEGRDAAGKGGVIKRLTERVSPRVFRVVALPAPGDRERSQIYIQRYLQHLPAGGEIVIFDRSWYNRPGVERVMGFCSEKKARRFLEVAPRFEAAIVESGIILLKYFLDVSEEEQEKRFRQRVEDPLRQWKLSPMDVESYNRWWDYTRAYDEMITATDTRQAPWWIVPSNDKKRARINCISHILKSIPYEHVPFDKPVFGKRQKRPDDFVTDITPRNLVPDVLENAR encoded by the coding sequence ATGTCCGCGGAACCCAACACCGGATCCAAGGGGAAATGGTACGACAAGGAGCTGAAACGGCTGCAGGTCGAGCTTTCGCACCTCCAGGCTTGGGTCAAGAAAACCGGCGCACGCGTCGTTATCATTTTTGAAGGTCGCGATGCCGCCGGCAAGGGTGGCGTTATCAAGCGTTTGACTGAGAGGGTGAGCCCGCGGGTTTTCCGGGTCGTCGCATTGCCTGCACCGGGCGATCGAGAAAGAAGCCAGATTTATATACAACGTTACCTTCAACACCTGCCGGCCGGAGGCGAGATCGTGATCTTCGATCGCTCCTGGTACAATCGCCCCGGAGTGGAACGCGTCATGGGCTTCTGCAGCGAAAAGAAGGCGCGCAGATTTCTTGAAGTCGCACCCCGTTTTGAGGCTGCAATTGTCGAGAGCGGCATAATTTTGCTCAAATACTTCCTCGACGTGAGCGAAGAGGAACAGGAAAAGCGTTTCCGGCAGCGGGTTGAAGACCCCCTTCGGCAATGGAAGCTGAGCCCGATGGACGTCGAATCGTATAACCGCTGGTGGGATTACACGCGTGCGTATGACGAGATGATCACCGCGACCGATACAAGGCAAGCGCCATGGTGGATCGTTCCGTCGAACGACAAGAAGCGGGCGCGGATAAACTGCATCTCCCACATTCTGAAGTCGATACCGTATGAGCACGTCCCGTTCGACAAACCCGTATTCGGGAAACGTCAAAAACGTCCCGACGACTTCGTCACCGACATAACTCCCCGAAACCTGGTTCCGGACGTGCTGGAGAACGCACGATAG
- a CDS encoding aldehyde dehydrogenase, protein MNDMTKTGWEAEATKIRFRDRAFIDGKYVPAASGKTFDSINPATGAVLAQIASCDAADIDLAVRAARRAFEDGRWSGKTPGERKEILLRLANLIRENLTELALLESLDMGKLVQDAAAIDVPGAAGVFQWYAEAIDKVYDEIAPTGSGNLAMIRREALGVIAAVVPWNFPLDMAAWKCAPALAMGNSVILKPAEQSPLSALRLAELASQAGIPDGVFNVVPGYGETAGKALGLHPDIDCVAFTGSTEVGKLFLTYSGQSNMKQIWLECGGKSPNLIFADCDDLDAAADMAAFGIFFNQGEVCSANSRLLVQKPIADVFIEKMKARAGRYVPGNPLDPASTMGAIVDEKQTARIASFLDYGRANARLVAGGNRVTVDGKGCFIEPSIFADVRPDDRLSKEEIFGPVLAISTFETEDEAVHIANDSIYGLAASVWTSNLSRAHRMIDRLKVGTVSVNTVDALSPMTPFGGFKQSGIGRDLSLHAFDKFSGLKTAWIKY, encoded by the coding sequence ATGAACGACATGACCAAGACCGGCTGGGAAGCCGAAGCTACCAAGATCCGCTTCCGTGATCGCGCATTCATCGATGGCAAATACGTCCCCGCCGCGTCGGGCAAGACCTTTGACAGCATTAATCCCGCCACTGGCGCGGTGCTGGCACAGATCGCCTCCTGCGATGCCGCCGATATCGATCTCGCTGTCCGCGCCGCCCGCCGCGCTTTCGAAGACGGCCGATGGTCGGGCAAGACGCCGGGCGAGCGCAAGGAAATCCTGCTCAGGCTCGCCAATCTAATCCGCGAGAACCTCACGGAGCTTGCCCTGCTCGAAAGCCTCGACATGGGCAAACTGGTGCAGGACGCGGCGGCCATAGACGTGCCCGGCGCCGCTGGCGTTTTCCAGTGGTACGCCGAGGCGATCGACAAGGTCTATGATGAGATTGCGCCTACCGGTTCCGGCAATCTCGCGATGATCCGCCGCGAAGCTCTTGGTGTTATTGCCGCCGTTGTGCCGTGGAATTTTCCGCTCGACATGGCGGCATGGAAATGCGCGCCCGCGCTCGCCATGGGCAACTCGGTGATCCTGAAGCCGGCCGAACAATCGCCGCTTTCGGCGCTGCGTCTCGCGGAACTCGCGAGCCAAGCCGGCATTCCGGATGGCGTCTTCAATGTCGTGCCCGGCTATGGCGAAACCGCTGGCAAGGCGCTCGGTCTGCACCCGGATATCGACTGCGTCGCTTTCACCGGCTCGACCGAGGTGGGAAAACTCTTCCTCACCTATTCCGGCCAATCCAATATGAAGCAGATCTGGCTCGAATGCGGCGGAAAGAGCCCGAACCTGATCTTCGCCGATTGCGACGATCTCGACGCGGCAGCCGACATGGCGGCTTTCGGCATCTTCTTCAACCAGGGCGAGGTCTGCTCGGCCAATTCGAGGCTTCTGGTGCAGAAGCCGATCGCCGACGTTTTCATCGAGAAGATGAAGGCGCGGGCAGGGCGCTATGTACCTGGCAATCCCCTCGATCCGGCATCCACCATGGGCGCAATCGTCGATGAGAAACAGACCGCCCGCATTGCCTCGTTCCTCGATTATGGCCGCGCCAATGCCCGGCTGGTCGCGGGCGGCAATCGCGTGACCGTGGATGGCAAGGGTTGCTTTATCGAGCCATCGATTTTCGCTGATGTGAGGCCTGATGATCGATTGTCGAAGGAGGAGATTTTTGGACCGGTGCTCGCGATCAGCACCTTCGAGACCGAGGACGAGGCGGTCCATATCGCCAACGACTCGATCTACGGATTGGCGGCGTCGGTCTGGACCTCGAACCTGTCGCGTGCCCATCGCATGATCGATCGGCTGAAGGTTGGAACGGTATCGGTCAATACGGTCGACGCCTTGTCGCCGATGACCCCGTTCGGCGGCTTCAAGCAATCCGGCATCGGCCGTGACCTGTCGCTTCACGCCTTCGACAAGTTCTCCGGCCTCAAGACAGCATGGATCAAATATTAG
- a CDS encoding DUF1028 domain-containing protein has protein sequence MTFSIIGRCTETGMMGIAISSSSPAVAARCAHARAGVGVVATQNITDPSLGSKGLDLMAGGLPADAALSKLLDGYSNAPWRQIMLLDKNGLTAQHSGEHTLGINNLAHGKDCAAGGNLLANPAVPKSMVAAFEVSTGHLGDRLLTAMRAALAAGGEAGPVHSAGMLMVREVSWPVADLRVDWAEDDPIGELETLWGIYKPQLNDYVTRALNPSGSPSYGVPGDE, from the coding sequence ATGACCTTCTCGATCATCGGACGCTGCACTGAGACCGGCATGATGGGTATCGCCATCTCCTCTTCTTCGCCTGCCGTTGCGGCGCGCTGCGCCCATGCCCGCGCCGGCGTTGGCGTGGTGGCGACGCAGAATATCACCGATCCATCATTGGGATCAAAAGGATTGGATCTGATGGCCGGTGGTCTCCCCGCCGATGCGGCACTCTCAAAGCTGCTCGACGGATATTCGAACGCACCCTGGCGCCAGATTATGCTGCTCGACAAGAATGGACTGACCGCCCAGCATTCCGGCGAACACACGCTCGGCATCAACAATCTCGCTCATGGCAAGGATTGCGCGGCTGGCGGCAACTTGCTGGCCAATCCCGCCGTGCCCAAAAGCATGGTTGCGGCTTTCGAAGTGTCCACGGGCCATCTCGGCGACCGTCTGCTGACCGCCATGCGGGCAGCACTTGCCGCGGGCGGCGAGGCTGGCCCGGTGCATTCGGCGGGCATGCTGATGGTGCGGGAGGTCTCCTGGCCTGTGGCGGATCTGCGCGTCGATTGGGCCGAGGACGACCCGATCGGCGAACTCGAAACGCTCTGGGGCATCTACAAGCCGCAGCTCAACGATTATGTCACGCGTGCGCTCAATCCGTCTGGCTCGCCGAGCTATGGCGTGCCGGGGGATGAATGA